A portion of the Gossypium arboreum isolate Shixiya-1 chromosome 8, ASM2569848v2, whole genome shotgun sequence genome contains these proteins:
- the LOC108468050 gene encoding V-type proton ATPase subunit e1, translating into MGFLVTTLIFAVIGIIASLCTRICCNRGPSANLLHLTLVITATVCCWMMWAIVYLAQMKPLIVPILSEGE; encoded by the exons ATGGGTTTCTTGGTAACAACCCTGATTTTTGCTGTAATTGGGATAATTGCATCGCTTTGTACCAGAATCTGCTGTAACAGAGGTCCCTCTGCTAATCT GCTCCACCTAACACTGGTCATTACAGCAACGGTCTGTTGTTGGATGAT GTGGGCAATTGTATATCTTGCACAAATGAAACCACTCATTGTCCCCATTTTGAGTGAAGGAGAGTGA